The Papio anubis isolate 15944 chromosome 1, Panubis1.0, whole genome shotgun sequence genome window below encodes:
- the NASP gene encoding nuclear autoantigenic sperm protein isoform X5: MFLLLLHLQIRWRATINLLSVTEDGLHFVEYYLNRIIHLDVDSEAKKLLGLGQKHLVMGDIPAAVNAFQEAASLLGKKYGETANECGEAFFFYGKSLLELARMENGVLGNALEGVHVEEEEGEKTEDESLAENNDNIDEEAREELREQVYDAMGEKEEAKKTEDKSLAKPETNKEQDSEVKKGGREDMDISESAEEPQEKVDLTLDWLTETSEEAKGGTAPEGPNEAEVTSGKPEQEAPDAEEEKSVSGTDVQEECRGKGQEKQGEVIVSMEEKPREVSEEQPVVTVEKQGTAVELEAESLDPTVKPVDVGGDEPEEKVVTSEHEAGKVVLEQLVGQEVPPAEESPEVTAEAAEAAAVEAGSEVSEKPGQEATVLPKDGAVNGPSAVGDQTPIEPQTSIERLTETKDGSGLEEKVRAKLVPSQEETKLSVEESEAAGDGVDTKVAQGATEKSTEDKVQIAANEETQEREEQMKEGEETEGSEEDDKENDKTEEMPNDSVLENKSLQENEEEEIGNLELAWDMLDLAKIIFKRQETKEAQLYAAQAHLKLGEVSVESENYVQAVEEFQSCLNLQEQYLEAHDRLLAETHYQLGLAYGYNSQYDEAVAQFSKSIEVIEKRMAVLNEHVKEAEGLSAEYKKEIEELKELLPEIREKIEDAKESQHSGNVAELALKATLVESSTSGFTPSGGGSSVSMIAGRKPTDGASSSNCVTDISHLVRKKVSLHVVFLSYLFLRFHF; this comes from the exons TCTGGATGTGGATAGTGAAGCTAAGAAACTATTGGGTTTAGGACAGAAACATCTGGTGATGGGGGATATTCCAGCAGCTGTCAATGCATTCCAGGAAGCAGCTAGTCTTTT aggTAAGAAGTATGGAGAGACAGCTAATGAGTGTGGAGAAGCCTTCTTTTTCTATGGGAAATCACTTCTGGAGTTGGCAAG AATGGAGAATGGTGTGTTGGGAAACGCCTTGGAAGGTGTGCatgtggaagaggaagaaggagaaaaaacagaagATGAATCTCTGgcagaaaataatgataatatagATG AGGAAGCAAGGGAAGAGTTGAGAGAACAGGTTTATGACGCcatgggagaaaaagaagaagccaaaaaaacagaagacaagTCTTTGGCAAAGCCTGAAACTAATAAAGAACAGGACAGTGAAGTGAAGAAGGGTGGAAGAGAAGATATGGATATAAGTGAATCTGCAGAGGAGCCACAGGAAAAAGTTGACTTGACTCTAGATTGGTTAACTGAAACCTCTGAAGAGGCAAAAGGAGGAACAGCACCAGAAGGACCGAATGAAGCTGAGGTTACTTCTGGGAAGCCAGAACAGGAAGCACCAGATGCTGAGGAAGAAAAATCAGTTTCTGGAACTGATGTCCAAGAAGAGTGCAGAGGAAAAGGTCAGGAGAAGCAGGGAGAGGTAATTGTGAGCATGGAGGAGAAGCCAAGAGAAGTTTCAGAAGAGCAACCTGTGGTGACTGTAGAAAAGCAGGGCACTGCAGTGGAGTTAGAAGCAGAGTCTTTAGACCCAACAGTCAAGCCAGTGGATGTGGGTGGGGACGAGCCAGAGGAGAAGGTAGTTACCTCTGAACATGAGGCAGGAAAGGTGGTTCTTGAACAACTGGTAGGTCAAGAAGTGCCACCTGCTGAAGAGTCACCAGAGGtgacagcagaggctgcagaggccGCAGCTGTAGAGGCTGGATCAGAAGTCTCTGAAAAGCCTGGGCAGGAGGCTACAGTTCTCCCTAAGGATGGTGCAGTCAATGGACCGTCAGCTGTAGGAGATCAGACTCCTATTGAACCACAGACTTCTATAGAAAGACTGACAGAAACAAAAGATGGCTCAGGACTAGAGGAGAAGGTCAGGGCAAAGCTGGTTCCTAGTCAGGAGGAGACTAAGCTGTCAGTAGAAGAGTCTGAGGCAGCTGGAGATGGGGTTGATACCAAGGTAGCCCAGGGAGCTACTGAGAAATCAACTGAAGACAAAGTTCAGATAGCTGCTAATGAAGAGACACAAGAGAGAGAAGAACAGATGAAAGAGGGTGAAG AAACTGAAGGATCAGAAGAggatgataaagaaaatgataagaCTGAAGAAATGCCAAACGATTCAGTCCTTGAAAACAAG tctcttcaagaaaatgaagaggaggaGATTGGGAACCTAGAGCTTGCCTGGGATATGCTGGATTTAgcaaagatcatttttaaaag gcaagaaacaaaagaagCCCAGCTTTATGCTGCCCAGGCACATCTTAAACTCGGAGAAGTCAGTGTTGAATCTG aaAACTATGTGCAAGCTGTGGAGGAGTTCCAGTCCTGCCTAAACCTGCAGGAACAGTACCTAGAAGCCCACGACCGTCTCCTTGCAGAGACCCACTACCAGCTGGGCTTGGCTTATGGGTACAACTCTCAGTATGATGAGGCAGTGGCACAGTTCAGCAAATCTATTGAAGTTATTGAGAAGAGAATGG ctGTACTAAATGAGCATGTGAAGGAGGCTGAAGGATTGTCTGCTGAATacaagaaagaaattgaggaacTAAAGGAACTGCTACCCGAAATTAGAGAGAAGATAGAAGATGCAAAGGAGTCTCAGCATAGTGGGAATGTAGCTGAACTGGCTCTGAAAGCTACTCTG GTGGAGAGCTCTACTTCAGGTTTCACTCCTAGTGGAGGAGGCTCTTCAGTCTCCATG ATTGCTGGTAGAAAGCCAACAGATGGTGCTTCCTCATCAAACTGTGTGACTGATATTTCCCACCTTGTCAGAAAGAAG GTAAGTCTACATGTGGTGTTTCTTTCCTACCTTTTCCTCAGATTCCATTTTTAA
- the NASP gene encoding nuclear autoantigenic sperm protein isoform X3, with translation MDGALQHIKTTINLLSVTEDGLHFVEYYLNRIIHLDVDSEAKKLLGLGQKHLVMGDIPAAVNAFQEAASLLGKKYGETANECGEAFFFYGKSLLELARMENGVLGNALEGVHVEEEEGEKTEDESLAENNDNIDEEAREELREQVYDAMGEKEEAKKTEDKSLAKPETNKEQDSEVKKGGREDMDISESAEEPQEKVDLTLDWLTETSEEAKGGTAPEGPNEAEVTSGKPEQEAPDAEEEKSVSGTDVQEECRGKGQEKQGEVIVSMEEKPREVSEEQPVVTVEKQGTAVELEAESLDPTVKPVDVGGDEPEEKVVTSEHEAGKVVLEQLVGQEVPPAEESPEVTAEAAEAAAVEAGSEVSEKPGQEATVLPKDGAVNGPSAVGDQTPIEPQTSIERLTETKDGSGLEEKVRAKLVPSQEETKLSVEESEAAGDGVDTKVAQGATEKSTEDKVQIAANEETQEREEQMKEGEETEGSEEDDKENDKTEEMPNDSVLENKSLQENEEEEIGNLELAWDMLDLAKIIFKRQETKEAQLYAAQAHLKLGEVSVESENYVQAVEEFQSCLNLQEQYLEAHDRLLAETHYQLGLAYGYNSQYDEAVAQFSKSIEVIEKRMAVLNEHVKEAEGLSAEYKKEIEELKELLPEIREKIEDAKESQHSGNVAELALKATLVESSTSGFTPSGGGSSVSMIAGRKPTDGASSSNCVTDISHLVRKKRKPEEESPRKDDAKKAKPEPEVNGGSGDAVPSGNEVSENMEEEAENRAESRAAVEATVEAGATVESTAC, from the exons TCTGGATGTGGATAGTGAAGCTAAGAAACTATTGGGTTTAGGACAGAAACATCTGGTGATGGGGGATATTCCAGCAGCTGTCAATGCATTCCAGGAAGCAGCTAGTCTTTT aggTAAGAAGTATGGAGAGACAGCTAATGAGTGTGGAGAAGCCTTCTTTTTCTATGGGAAATCACTTCTGGAGTTGGCAAG AATGGAGAATGGTGTGTTGGGAAACGCCTTGGAAGGTGTGCatgtggaagaggaagaaggagaaaaaacagaagATGAATCTCTGgcagaaaataatgataatatagATG AGGAAGCAAGGGAAGAGTTGAGAGAACAGGTTTATGACGCcatgggagaaaaagaagaagccaaaaaaacagaagacaagTCTTTGGCAAAGCCTGAAACTAATAAAGAACAGGACAGTGAAGTGAAGAAGGGTGGAAGAGAAGATATGGATATAAGTGAATCTGCAGAGGAGCCACAGGAAAAAGTTGACTTGACTCTAGATTGGTTAACTGAAACCTCTGAAGAGGCAAAAGGAGGAACAGCACCAGAAGGACCGAATGAAGCTGAGGTTACTTCTGGGAAGCCAGAACAGGAAGCACCAGATGCTGAGGAAGAAAAATCAGTTTCTGGAACTGATGTCCAAGAAGAGTGCAGAGGAAAAGGTCAGGAGAAGCAGGGAGAGGTAATTGTGAGCATGGAGGAGAAGCCAAGAGAAGTTTCAGAAGAGCAACCTGTGGTGACTGTAGAAAAGCAGGGCACTGCAGTGGAGTTAGAAGCAGAGTCTTTAGACCCAACAGTCAAGCCAGTGGATGTGGGTGGGGACGAGCCAGAGGAGAAGGTAGTTACCTCTGAACATGAGGCAGGAAAGGTGGTTCTTGAACAACTGGTAGGTCAAGAAGTGCCACCTGCTGAAGAGTCACCAGAGGtgacagcagaggctgcagaggccGCAGCTGTAGAGGCTGGATCAGAAGTCTCTGAAAAGCCTGGGCAGGAGGCTACAGTTCTCCCTAAGGATGGTGCAGTCAATGGACCGTCAGCTGTAGGAGATCAGACTCCTATTGAACCACAGACTTCTATAGAAAGACTGACAGAAACAAAAGATGGCTCAGGACTAGAGGAGAAGGTCAGGGCAAAGCTGGTTCCTAGTCAGGAGGAGACTAAGCTGTCAGTAGAAGAGTCTGAGGCAGCTGGAGATGGGGTTGATACCAAGGTAGCCCAGGGAGCTACTGAGAAATCAACTGAAGACAAAGTTCAGATAGCTGCTAATGAAGAGACACAAGAGAGAGAAGAACAGATGAAAGAGGGTGAAG AAACTGAAGGATCAGAAGAggatgataaagaaaatgataagaCTGAAGAAATGCCAAACGATTCAGTCCTTGAAAACAAG tctcttcaagaaaatgaagaggaggaGATTGGGAACCTAGAGCTTGCCTGGGATATGCTGGATTTAgcaaagatcatttttaaaag gcaagaaacaaaagaagCCCAGCTTTATGCTGCCCAGGCACATCTTAAACTCGGAGAAGTCAGTGTTGAATCTG aaAACTATGTGCAAGCTGTGGAGGAGTTCCAGTCCTGCCTAAACCTGCAGGAACAGTACCTAGAAGCCCACGACCGTCTCCTTGCAGAGACCCACTACCAGCTGGGCTTGGCTTATGGGTACAACTCTCAGTATGATGAGGCAGTGGCACAGTTCAGCAAATCTATTGAAGTTATTGAGAAGAGAATGG ctGTACTAAATGAGCATGTGAAGGAGGCTGAAGGATTGTCTGCTGAATacaagaaagaaattgaggaacTAAAGGAACTGCTACCCGAAATTAGAGAGAAGATAGAAGATGCAAAGGAGTCTCAGCATAGTGGGAATGTAGCTGAACTGGCTCTGAAAGCTACTCTG GTGGAGAGCTCTACTTCAGGTTTCACTCCTAGTGGAGGAGGCTCTTCAGTCTCCATG ATTGCTGGTAGAAAGCCAACAGATGGTGCTTCCTCATCAAACTGTGTGACTGATATTTCCCACCTTGTCAGAAAGAAG AGGAAACCAGAGGAAGAGAGTCCCCGGAAAGATGATGCAAAGAAAGCCAAACCAGAGCCGGAGGTGAACGGAGGCAGTGGGGATGCTGTCCCCAGTGGAAATGAAGTTTCGGAAAacatggaggaggag GCTGAGAATCGGGCTGAAAGCCGGGCGGCAGTGGAGGCGACAGTGGAGGCTGGAGCTACAGTTGAAAGCACTGCATGTTAA
- the NASP gene encoding nuclear autoantigenic sperm protein isoform X4 — protein MFLLLLHLQIRWRATINLLSVTEDGLHFVEYYLNRIIHLDVDSEAKKLLGLGQKHLVMGDIPAAVNAFQEAASLLGKKYGETANECGEAFFFYGKSLLELARMENGVLGNALEGVHVEEEEGEKTEDESLAENNDNIDEEAREELREQVYDAMGEKEEAKKTEDKSLAKPETNKEQDSEVKKGGREDMDISESAEEPQEKVDLTLDWLTETSEEAKGGTAPEGPNEAEVTSGKPEQEAPDAEEEKSVSGTDVQEECRGKGQEKQGEVIVSMEEKPREVSEEQPVVTVEKQGTAVELEAESLDPTVKPVDVGGDEPEEKVVTSEHEAGKVVLEQLVGQEVPPAEESPEVTAEAAEAAAVEAGSEVSEKPGQEATVLPKDGAVNGPSAVGDQTPIEPQTSIERLTETKDGSGLEEKVRAKLVPSQEETKLSVEESEAAGDGVDTKVAQGATEKSTEDKVQIAANEETQEREEQMKEGEETEGSEEDDKENDKTEEMPNDSVLENKSLQENEEEEIGNLELAWDMLDLAKIIFKRQETKEAQLYAAQAHLKLGEVSVESENYVQAVEEFQSCLNLQEQYLEAHDRLLAETHYQLGLAYGYNSQYDEAVAQFSKSIEVIEKRMAVLNEHVKEAEGLSAEYKKEIEELKELLPEIREKIEDAKESQHSGNVAELALKATLVESSTSGFTPSGGGSSVSMIAGRKPTDGASSSNCVTDISHLVRKKAENRAESRAAVEATVEAGATVESTAC, from the exons TCTGGATGTGGATAGTGAAGCTAAGAAACTATTGGGTTTAGGACAGAAACATCTGGTGATGGGGGATATTCCAGCAGCTGTCAATGCATTCCAGGAAGCAGCTAGTCTTTT aggTAAGAAGTATGGAGAGACAGCTAATGAGTGTGGAGAAGCCTTCTTTTTCTATGGGAAATCACTTCTGGAGTTGGCAAG AATGGAGAATGGTGTGTTGGGAAACGCCTTGGAAGGTGTGCatgtggaagaggaagaaggagaaaaaacagaagATGAATCTCTGgcagaaaataatgataatatagATG AGGAAGCAAGGGAAGAGTTGAGAGAACAGGTTTATGACGCcatgggagaaaaagaagaagccaaaaaaacagaagacaagTCTTTGGCAAAGCCTGAAACTAATAAAGAACAGGACAGTGAAGTGAAGAAGGGTGGAAGAGAAGATATGGATATAAGTGAATCTGCAGAGGAGCCACAGGAAAAAGTTGACTTGACTCTAGATTGGTTAACTGAAACCTCTGAAGAGGCAAAAGGAGGAACAGCACCAGAAGGACCGAATGAAGCTGAGGTTACTTCTGGGAAGCCAGAACAGGAAGCACCAGATGCTGAGGAAGAAAAATCAGTTTCTGGAACTGATGTCCAAGAAGAGTGCAGAGGAAAAGGTCAGGAGAAGCAGGGAGAGGTAATTGTGAGCATGGAGGAGAAGCCAAGAGAAGTTTCAGAAGAGCAACCTGTGGTGACTGTAGAAAAGCAGGGCACTGCAGTGGAGTTAGAAGCAGAGTCTTTAGACCCAACAGTCAAGCCAGTGGATGTGGGTGGGGACGAGCCAGAGGAGAAGGTAGTTACCTCTGAACATGAGGCAGGAAAGGTGGTTCTTGAACAACTGGTAGGTCAAGAAGTGCCACCTGCTGAAGAGTCACCAGAGGtgacagcagaggctgcagaggccGCAGCTGTAGAGGCTGGATCAGAAGTCTCTGAAAAGCCTGGGCAGGAGGCTACAGTTCTCCCTAAGGATGGTGCAGTCAATGGACCGTCAGCTGTAGGAGATCAGACTCCTATTGAACCACAGACTTCTATAGAAAGACTGACAGAAACAAAAGATGGCTCAGGACTAGAGGAGAAGGTCAGGGCAAAGCTGGTTCCTAGTCAGGAGGAGACTAAGCTGTCAGTAGAAGAGTCTGAGGCAGCTGGAGATGGGGTTGATACCAAGGTAGCCCAGGGAGCTACTGAGAAATCAACTGAAGACAAAGTTCAGATAGCTGCTAATGAAGAGACACAAGAGAGAGAAGAACAGATGAAAGAGGGTGAAG AAACTGAAGGATCAGAAGAggatgataaagaaaatgataagaCTGAAGAAATGCCAAACGATTCAGTCCTTGAAAACAAG tctcttcaagaaaatgaagaggaggaGATTGGGAACCTAGAGCTTGCCTGGGATATGCTGGATTTAgcaaagatcatttttaaaag gcaagaaacaaaagaagCCCAGCTTTATGCTGCCCAGGCACATCTTAAACTCGGAGAAGTCAGTGTTGAATCTG aaAACTATGTGCAAGCTGTGGAGGAGTTCCAGTCCTGCCTAAACCTGCAGGAACAGTACCTAGAAGCCCACGACCGTCTCCTTGCAGAGACCCACTACCAGCTGGGCTTGGCTTATGGGTACAACTCTCAGTATGATGAGGCAGTGGCACAGTTCAGCAAATCTATTGAAGTTATTGAGAAGAGAATGG ctGTACTAAATGAGCATGTGAAGGAGGCTGAAGGATTGTCTGCTGAATacaagaaagaaattgaggaacTAAAGGAACTGCTACCCGAAATTAGAGAGAAGATAGAAGATGCAAAGGAGTCTCAGCATAGTGGGAATGTAGCTGAACTGGCTCTGAAAGCTACTCTG GTGGAGAGCTCTACTTCAGGTTTCACTCCTAGTGGAGGAGGCTCTTCAGTCTCCATG ATTGCTGGTAGAAAGCCAACAGATGGTGCTTCCTCATCAAACTGTGTGACTGATATTTCCCACCTTGTCAGAAAGAAG GCTGAGAATCGGGCTGAAAGCCGGGCGGCAGTGGAGGCGACAGTGGAGGCTGGAGCTACAGTTGAAAGCACTGCATGTTAA
- the NASP gene encoding nuclear autoantigenic sperm protein isoform X8, giving the protein MATESTATAAVAAELVSANKIEDVSAPSTSADKVESLDVDSEAKKLLGLGQKHLVMGDIPAAVNAFQEAASLLGKKYGETANECGEAFFFYGKSLLELARMENGVLGNALEGVHVEEEEGEKTEDESLAENNDNIDETEGSEEDDKENDKTEEMPNDSVLENKSLQENEEEEIGNLELAWDMLDLAKIIFKRQETKEAQLYAAQAHLKLGEVSVESENYVQAVEEFQSCLNLQEQYLEAHDRLLAETHYQLGLAYGYNSQYDEAVAQFSKSIEVIEKRMAVLNEHVKEAEGLSAEYKKEIEELKELLPEIREKIEDAKESQHSGNVAELALKATLVESSTSGFTPSGGGSSVSMIAGRKPTDGASSSNCVTDISHLVRKKRKPEEESPRKDDAKKAKPEPEVNGGSGDAVPSGNEVSENMEEEAENRAESRAAVEATVEAGATVESTAC; this is encoded by the exons TCTGGATGTGGATAGTGAAGCTAAGAAACTATTGGGTTTAGGACAGAAACATCTGGTGATGGGGGATATTCCAGCAGCTGTCAATGCATTCCAGGAAGCAGCTAGTCTTTT aggTAAGAAGTATGGAGAGACAGCTAATGAGTGTGGAGAAGCCTTCTTTTTCTATGGGAAATCACTTCTGGAGTTGGCAAG AATGGAGAATGGTGTGTTGGGAAACGCCTTGGAAGGTGTGCatgtggaagaggaagaaggagaaaaaacagaagATGAATCTCTGgcagaaaataatgataatatagATG AAACTGAAGGATCAGAAGAggatgataaagaaaatgataagaCTGAAGAAATGCCAAACGATTCAGTCCTTGAAAACAAG tctcttcaagaaaatgaagaggaggaGATTGGGAACCTAGAGCTTGCCTGGGATATGCTGGATTTAgcaaagatcatttttaaaag gcaagaaacaaaagaagCCCAGCTTTATGCTGCCCAGGCACATCTTAAACTCGGAGAAGTCAGTGTTGAATCTG aaAACTATGTGCAAGCTGTGGAGGAGTTCCAGTCCTGCCTAAACCTGCAGGAACAGTACCTAGAAGCCCACGACCGTCTCCTTGCAGAGACCCACTACCAGCTGGGCTTGGCTTATGGGTACAACTCTCAGTATGATGAGGCAGTGGCACAGTTCAGCAAATCTATTGAAGTTATTGAGAAGAGAATGG ctGTACTAAATGAGCATGTGAAGGAGGCTGAAGGATTGTCTGCTGAATacaagaaagaaattgaggaacTAAAGGAACTGCTACCCGAAATTAGAGAGAAGATAGAAGATGCAAAGGAGTCTCAGCATAGTGGGAATGTAGCTGAACTGGCTCTGAAAGCTACTCTG GTGGAGAGCTCTACTTCAGGTTTCACTCCTAGTGGAGGAGGCTCTTCAGTCTCCATG ATTGCTGGTAGAAAGCCAACAGATGGTGCTTCCTCATCAAACTGTGTGACTGATATTTCCCACCTTGTCAGAAAGAAG AGGAAACCAGAGGAAGAGAGTCCCCGGAAAGATGATGCAAAGAAAGCCAAACCAGAGCCGGAGGTGAACGGAGGCAGTGGGGATGCTGTCCCCAGTGGAAATGAAGTTTCGGAAAacatggaggaggag GCTGAGAATCGGGCTGAAAGCCGGGCGGCAGTGGAGGCGACAGTGGAGGCTGGAGCTACAGTTGAAAGCACTGCATGTTAA
- the NASP gene encoding nuclear autoantigenic sperm protein isoform X1 produces the protein MFLLLLHLQIRWRATINLLSVTEDGLHFVEYYLNRIIHLDVDSEAKKLLGLGQKHLVMGDIPAAVNAFQEAASLLGKKYGETANECGEAFFFYGKSLLELARMENGVLGNALEGVHVEEEEGEKTEDESLAENNDNIDEEAREELREQVYDAMGEKEEAKKTEDKSLAKPETNKEQDSEVKKGGREDMDISESAEEPQEKVDLTLDWLTETSEEAKGGTAPEGPNEAEVTSGKPEQEAPDAEEEKSVSGTDVQEECRGKGQEKQGEVIVSMEEKPREVSEEQPVVTVEKQGTAVELEAESLDPTVKPVDVGGDEPEEKVVTSEHEAGKVVLEQLVGQEVPPAEESPEVTAEAAEAAAVEAGSEVSEKPGQEATVLPKDGAVNGPSAVGDQTPIEPQTSIERLTETKDGSGLEEKVRAKLVPSQEETKLSVEESEAAGDGVDTKVAQGATEKSTEDKVQIAANEETQEREEQMKEGEETEGSEEDDKENDKTEEMPNDSVLENKSLQENEEEEIGNLELAWDMLDLAKIIFKRQETKEAQLYAAQAHLKLGEVSVESENYVQAVEEFQSCLNLQEQYLEAHDRLLAETHYQLGLAYGYNSQYDEAVAQFSKSIEVIEKRMAVLNEHVKEAEGLSAEYKKEIEELKELLPEIREKIEDAKESQHSGNVAELALKATLVESSTSGFTPSGGGSSVSMIAGRKPTDGASSSNCVTDISHLVRKKRKPEEESPRKDDAKKAKPEPEVNGGSGDAVPSGNEVSENMEEEAENRAESRAAVEATVEAGATVESTAC, from the exons TCTGGATGTGGATAGTGAAGCTAAGAAACTATTGGGTTTAGGACAGAAACATCTGGTGATGGGGGATATTCCAGCAGCTGTCAATGCATTCCAGGAAGCAGCTAGTCTTTT aggTAAGAAGTATGGAGAGACAGCTAATGAGTGTGGAGAAGCCTTCTTTTTCTATGGGAAATCACTTCTGGAGTTGGCAAG AATGGAGAATGGTGTGTTGGGAAACGCCTTGGAAGGTGTGCatgtggaagaggaagaaggagaaaaaacagaagATGAATCTCTGgcagaaaataatgataatatagATG AGGAAGCAAGGGAAGAGTTGAGAGAACAGGTTTATGACGCcatgggagaaaaagaagaagccaaaaaaacagaagacaagTCTTTGGCAAAGCCTGAAACTAATAAAGAACAGGACAGTGAAGTGAAGAAGGGTGGAAGAGAAGATATGGATATAAGTGAATCTGCAGAGGAGCCACAGGAAAAAGTTGACTTGACTCTAGATTGGTTAACTGAAACCTCTGAAGAGGCAAAAGGAGGAACAGCACCAGAAGGACCGAATGAAGCTGAGGTTACTTCTGGGAAGCCAGAACAGGAAGCACCAGATGCTGAGGAAGAAAAATCAGTTTCTGGAACTGATGTCCAAGAAGAGTGCAGAGGAAAAGGTCAGGAGAAGCAGGGAGAGGTAATTGTGAGCATGGAGGAGAAGCCAAGAGAAGTTTCAGAAGAGCAACCTGTGGTGACTGTAGAAAAGCAGGGCACTGCAGTGGAGTTAGAAGCAGAGTCTTTAGACCCAACAGTCAAGCCAGTGGATGTGGGTGGGGACGAGCCAGAGGAGAAGGTAGTTACCTCTGAACATGAGGCAGGAAAGGTGGTTCTTGAACAACTGGTAGGTCAAGAAGTGCCACCTGCTGAAGAGTCACCAGAGGtgacagcagaggctgcagaggccGCAGCTGTAGAGGCTGGATCAGAAGTCTCTGAAAAGCCTGGGCAGGAGGCTACAGTTCTCCCTAAGGATGGTGCAGTCAATGGACCGTCAGCTGTAGGAGATCAGACTCCTATTGAACCACAGACTTCTATAGAAAGACTGACAGAAACAAAAGATGGCTCAGGACTAGAGGAGAAGGTCAGGGCAAAGCTGGTTCCTAGTCAGGAGGAGACTAAGCTGTCAGTAGAAGAGTCTGAGGCAGCTGGAGATGGGGTTGATACCAAGGTAGCCCAGGGAGCTACTGAGAAATCAACTGAAGACAAAGTTCAGATAGCTGCTAATGAAGAGACACAAGAGAGAGAAGAACAGATGAAAGAGGGTGAAG AAACTGAAGGATCAGAAGAggatgataaagaaaatgataagaCTGAAGAAATGCCAAACGATTCAGTCCTTGAAAACAAG tctcttcaagaaaatgaagaggaggaGATTGGGAACCTAGAGCTTGCCTGGGATATGCTGGATTTAgcaaagatcatttttaaaag gcaagaaacaaaagaagCCCAGCTTTATGCTGCCCAGGCACATCTTAAACTCGGAGAAGTCAGTGTTGAATCTG aaAACTATGTGCAAGCTGTGGAGGAGTTCCAGTCCTGCCTAAACCTGCAGGAACAGTACCTAGAAGCCCACGACCGTCTCCTTGCAGAGACCCACTACCAGCTGGGCTTGGCTTATGGGTACAACTCTCAGTATGATGAGGCAGTGGCACAGTTCAGCAAATCTATTGAAGTTATTGAGAAGAGAATGG ctGTACTAAATGAGCATGTGAAGGAGGCTGAAGGATTGTCTGCTGAATacaagaaagaaattgaggaacTAAAGGAACTGCTACCCGAAATTAGAGAGAAGATAGAAGATGCAAAGGAGTCTCAGCATAGTGGGAATGTAGCTGAACTGGCTCTGAAAGCTACTCTG GTGGAGAGCTCTACTTCAGGTTTCACTCCTAGTGGAGGAGGCTCTTCAGTCTCCATG ATTGCTGGTAGAAAGCCAACAGATGGTGCTTCCTCATCAAACTGTGTGACTGATATTTCCCACCTTGTCAGAAAGAAG AGGAAACCAGAGGAAGAGAGTCCCCGGAAAGATGATGCAAAGAAAGCCAAACCAGAGCCGGAGGTGAACGGAGGCAGTGGGGATGCTGTCCCCAGTGGAAATGAAGTTTCGGAAAacatggaggaggag GCTGAGAATCGGGCTGAAAGCCGGGCGGCAGTGGAGGCGACAGTGGAGGCTGGAGCTACAGTTGAAAGCACTGCATGTTAA